From a region of the Glycine max cultivar Williams 82 unplaced genomic scaffold, Glycine_max_v4.0 scaffold_117, whole genome shotgun sequence genome:
- the LOC106794317 gene encoding lysine-specific demethylase JMJ25 isoform X1, translating into MWRALRHVTNTKHGQHLAEKTIDCLDWTEGEININQLFTGYTNGRRDWLAWPQILKLKDWPPSNLFEEQLPRHCAEFISSLPFKEYTDPHKGSLNLAVKLPNGSLKPDLGPKTYIAYGFPQELGRGDSVTKLHCDMSDAVNVLTHIAEVKLDSDQLTVIEKLKQKHLEQEKRELLGDDQDGETNVDMLNNSSSTINALDRQSSVEVMEQEGGLCDGKEVDQFHQPSGSNEVAIANEDGISYGSELLEVDKVKINQGDLLFGGGVLQMVLSGIFFGDRMSLSCRNI; encoded by the exons ATGTGGCGTGCATTACGTCATGTAACTAATACCAAGCATGGCCAACATTTGGCGGAGAAAACAATTGATTGCTTAGATTGGACTGAG GGGGAAATTAATATCAACCAACTTTTTACTGGCTATACAAATGGTCGTAGGGATTGGCTTGCTTGGCCACagatattgaaattaaaagattGGCCTCCTTCTAATTTATTTGAGGAACAATTGCCTCGTCATTGTGCTGAGTTCATATCTTCCTTACCCTTCAAGGAATATACTGATCCTCACAAAGGTTCTCTTAACCTTGCTGTGAAGTTGCCTAATGGTTCTCTAAAGCCAGACCTGGGGCCAAAAACATATATTGCTTATGGATTTCCTCAGGAGCTTGGACGTGGTGATTCAGTGACTAAGCTCCATTGTGATATGTCTGATGCA GTAAATGTGTTGACTCATATTGCAGAAGTGAAACTGGATTCTGATCAACTTACTGTCATTGAGAAGTTGAAGCAAAAGCATCTCGAGCAAGAGAAAAGGGAGCTACTTGGTGATGATCAGGATGGAGAAACTAATGTTGACATGCTTAATAATTCATCTTCTACAATAAATGCTTTGGACAGGCAAAGTAGTGTTGAAGTCATGGAACAAGAAGGTGGATTATGTGATGGGAAAGAAGTTGATCAGTTTCATCAACCGTCTGGTAGTAATGAGGTTGCCATTGCTAATGAGGATGGCATTTCATATGGATCAGAGCTCCTAGAGGTTgacaaagtaaaaataaatcaaggtGATTTGTTGTTTGGGGGGGGGGTGCTTCAGATGGTGCTCTCTG
- the LOC106794317 gene encoding lysine-specific demethylase JMJ25 isoform X2: MQGEININQLFTGYTNGRRDWLAWPQILKLKDWPPSNLFEEQLPRHCAEFISSLPFKEYTDPHKGSLNLAVKLPNGSLKPDLGPKTYIAYGFPQELGRGDSVTKLHCDMSDAVNVLTHIAEVKLDSDQLTVIEKLKQKHLEQEKRELLGDDQDGETNVDMLNNSSSTINALDRQSSVEVMEQEGGLCDGKEVDQFHQPSGSNEVAIANEDGISYGSELLEVDKVKINQGDLLFGGGVLQMVLSGIFFGDRMSLSCRNI, encoded by the exons ATGCAGGGGGAAATTAATATCAACCAACTTTTTACTGGCTATACAAATGGTCGTAGGGATTGGCTTGCTTGGCCACagatattgaaattaaaagattGGCCTCCTTCTAATTTATTTGAGGAACAATTGCCTCGTCATTGTGCTGAGTTCATATCTTCCTTACCCTTCAAGGAATATACTGATCCTCACAAAGGTTCTCTTAACCTTGCTGTGAAGTTGCCTAATGGTTCTCTAAAGCCAGACCTGGGGCCAAAAACATATATTGCTTATGGATTTCCTCAGGAGCTTGGACGTGGTGATTCAGTGACTAAGCTCCATTGTGATATGTCTGATGCA GTAAATGTGTTGACTCATATTGCAGAAGTGAAACTGGATTCTGATCAACTTACTGTCATTGAGAAGTTGAAGCAAAAGCATCTCGAGCAAGAGAAAAGGGAGCTACTTGGTGATGATCAGGATGGAGAAACTAATGTTGACATGCTTAATAATTCATCTTCTACAATAAATGCTTTGGACAGGCAAAGTAGTGTTGAAGTCATGGAACAAGAAGGTGGATTATGTGATGGGAAAGAAGTTGATCAGTTTCATCAACCGTCTGGTAGTAATGAGGTTGCCATTGCTAATGAGGATGGCATTTCATATGGATCAGAGCTCCTAGAGGTTgacaaagtaaaaataaatcaaggtGATTTGTTGTTTGGGGGGGGGGTGCTTCAGATGGTGCTCTCTG